DNA sequence from the Candidatus Hydrogenedentota bacterium genome:
AATGAACACATGCCGCAGGCACAATTGCGCGTGACGGCCATGACAAGGCCGGATGATTTGACGCCGTGGCAGCGCGGCAATAAAGCGCACGTCTTCGCGTATGCGTCGAGTTGTCGAGGAAATCTGGTGCGAACCGGCCTCGTACTTAAGGAATTTACATTCGGCGGAAACGTGTGGTTTCCCAAGCTATCAAGCGTACCTGGTCGGCTGATGTTTACACAGGATGAGATTTACGCCGGATGCCGGTTCGACCCCGAGTGGCTCTCGTGCCAAGGGCGGATCGATCCGCCGCCGTTAGTGCCGTATGACGATAAACACTACGTCTACTTGGGATACGCGGTCCGAAACGAGATCGACGTTATGGCCTTTGTGAATGCATATTCAGCACAAACTGCATCCGGTGGCGAATTCTCCGGTGATCTTCCCGGTGTGACAAGTTTTGGCAATGCGGTGTACCGACTAAGGGAGAATCTAGTACCCGCGGAGAATAAACACTTAATACCGATAATGTTTGAATGGCCTGATAATCATCAAGAGGGATTTGGCGGTAACGTTCTCTACATGGACGGCCACGTTTCATTCATTCGATATCCCGGCGAATTCCCGATGACGGAAGCAACGATTTCAGCATTGGGCGCTTTGGCGGGATACGAACCTCCCACGGGATGGAACTATCCGCTTCTAACGTGGCCGTATTCACTTGAGCGAGAGACCTATCATTTTGGCACCCGATGCTCAGCAAATATCACATTCGAATTGCAGCATTTCATCCTGAACTTTGCACGCGACAATCCGCAGGAACGATTACCGAGACTCTCAAGTGAACCAGGCAGACTTATGATGCGGGAGGACGAAGTGTATCCTCTCTATATTCCGAAACCGGATGTCCTTATTTGCCCGGGCGCTGCTCCCATAACGCCAAAGCCGCGCTTTGACGATCAACACTTCGCGTTTCTCGGATATGCCGTTCGAAATGACGAAGACGTCGCCGCGTTTGTTGACGCGTATTGGGAGGAGATCGGTTCGGGTGGCGATTTCTCGGACGATCTGCCCGCCGAAGCGAGCTACGGAGACGAATTGCTGCGACTACGTCTGGACATAGGTCGCTTTCTCACGACGAACGTCAATGATCCGAGCCAGTGCATTCCGGACAGAGAATTCCCGATCTTAATTGAGTGGCCTGGAAACCATAAAGGCATTTCAGGTGGGCACATTGTGTATCTTGACGGACACGTGGAATGGAGGGACTATCCCGGGGAATTTCCCATGACCGCCAATACAATTGCTGCGCTGGCGTCGCTTGCAGGCCATCTACCCACAACCGCCTATGCGCAGCTTCAGCCGTGGGAAACGCTGGACTATGATCCGTACGGATGGCTCGACGCGTGCAGCCGGAATTTGGGTACTGTGGATCTCGCGTGCCTGGGATTTGGCCGAGATCAAAGCAGCAGGCAGTATGCGCGCATATCAAACACGCCTGGAAAACTGATGGTCGCTCAAAGCGAAGTTTTTCCCGAATACGTAGACAATCCTAATTTTTTCGTTTGCCCTGCTGCTGCGCCAACAACATTGCCACCGGACTTTGACGATAGGCATTACGTATATTTCGGGTACGTGATGACGAACGATTCGGACGTACGGGCGTTCGCACAGGCATATCAAGCCGAAGTTACCGGCGGCGGAGATTTTTCGGACGATCTTCCGATTAGCAGCAGTTATGGAAACAGCTTAGTTCGATTACGTGTGCCTCGGTCTGGCCAGCTATTCCATGAGATTGATCCCAGTCCAGAAGGATTCGTAGGTGACCACGAGATACCCGTTTTAATGGAATGGCCGGGGAACCATCAAGCATTGACTGGCGGTCACGTGCAGTTCTTGGATGGACACCGCGAGTTCGTTCCGTACCCCGGCAAGTTTCCAATGACGGAGAGCACGGTCACGACTCTTGCATCGATTGCGAATTGGGCACCGACGACGAGTTGGGCGAGTAAAGATTTCACTCGCGAACACGATCCTCATCTTCAAGCGCTTTGCCAAGACAATCTATTCTCGTTAGGCATCTCGATGAGGACGTTTGGGTGGCCCGAATTCGGATTCCTGCCGCAATTGTCGAACGCACCCGGTAGACTCATGTTTACGTCATATCCGATGGTGCCATTCTATCTGGACGATATTATCCGGCTTAGTTGCCCAGCATCTTCTATGGCGTGTGCGACTCCAGTGGTTGACGATCACAGCTACGTGTACTTGGGATATGCCGTCATGACCGATGACGACGTTGAAGCGTTCGCGAATGCGTACCTGGCCAGACTCGCCGAGGGTGGCGATTTTTCCGCCGATTTACCGGGTAATACGAGTCTTGGCAGTACAATTCACCGCCTGCGCAATGACCTGGCATTTCTTGCAACCGAGAGAAGCCGCCTCCCATCTCTTGCGGCCTCGCGCATTCCGATGCTTATCGAGTGGCCGGATAACCACGACGACCTTAGCGGTGGGAACGTGCTTTTTATGGATTACCATGTCGAATGGATTCCATATCCCGGCGGCTTTCCGATGACGGAGGCGACGATGAACATTCTGACAACTCTGGCGGGACGGCCACCGATCGAGTGACGTCCGCGCGACGCGACGTCGCCGTTGCGTCCGAATCTGGATGTGCGCGTCACGGCGAATCAAGTTTGTGTGCAGGCGAACTTGGACCACACCAGCCGCAGTATCGCGCGGATGCTTCCTGTTACAATGGCTCGGGGGTAGGTGGGGAGGGGGAGCCATGTCCGTTCTCGGAATTCTTGTCGCCTCGTTTGTTGTGACCGCGGCTCCGGATGCGGCATCGCCGGGAGACCGCGTCAAAGCGTTTTGTGTCGATTTCAATTGGGGGCCGGAGGGGTTTGCGACGCCGGGGATGTTTGCGTCGGCTTCGCCGGAGCAGCACGTTGCCTGGTACAAGGCGCTTGGCGCGAACACGATTCAGACGTTTTGCGTGAGTTGTCCCGGTTACGCGTGGTACCGCAGCGAGGTGGCGCCGGTGCAGCCGGGCATGCAGGGCGAATTCCTGGCGGAAATCACGCGGTTGGGGCATGCCGAGGGCATGCGGGTCATGGGCTATTTCTGCATCGGGGCGAATGCGTATTGGAGCGAGAAGTATCCCGGCGAAGTACATCCGCTGCCGAACTCGATATCGATTCCGTTCACGACGAAATATCTCGATTACCTTGCAGCCGTAATCCCCGAGGCGCTGACGAAGACAGGAATCGACGGGTTCATGATCGATTGGGTGTACAACGCGTCGCACTTCTATACGGACAAGCAGTACGCGTGGCTCGATTGCGAGAAGGCGATGTACTCGGAACTGTTTGGCGAACCGTGGCCGGGCGACGACGCGATGACGCGCGAGCGCATCGACGAGTTCAACCGCCGCGCATTGGCGCGGTGTTGGGAGCGCATTCGCGACGCGGCCAAGCGCGCCAAGCCGGACTGCATCATATGGCTCACGTGCTACGACTTGCTGCATCCGCAACTCAAGGACTCGAAGATGTTGCAGGAAGTGGATTGGCTCATGAACGAGCATCCCGATCCGAAGAAGATGTTGGCGGTGCGCGGCGGCGTGGGCGCAAACACGAAGCTTATCCAGTGCGTGTGCGGTTGGGGCGACCAACACAACGCGCAAAAGATCGTGGACGATGCCCGCTTCGCGGACTGGGGCATCTACGGGTTCGCCAAGGCCGATACGACAACCACGTTGCCGCCGGAGGACAACGCCGGAAATGCGCGGAACATCGAGGCGCTCCGCGCGTACTTCAACCGGCCTTAACGGGCCCTGCGTCTATTTTCCCGCGGTGAAGGCCTGCCATGCGGTGTCCAGAAACGCGGCGAACAGTTGCGTCGATCGCGTGTTGGCGGCGTCGTTGGGGTGAGAGTCGCCGGAGCCGCCGCCATACTCGCCGCGCAGGCGGTTCGCATGAGCGCGGTCCGAGGCCGGCGCGGCAAGTACGTCGAACCAGTCGAACACGGCGACGTTGTGCAGGCCGGTTCGCTGTTGGTAACCGGCGAGCCACTCGCCTTTCAGCCATAGGTTGAACGCACGTGCCCGCGCGCCGATTTCCGCATCCGAATCCTGCCAGCATTCCGGCGGGGCGGTGATGGCGATAAAGAGCGTGTCCGAACGTTTCGCGAAGACATCTTCCAGCGCACGGTAGGCGTTGCCATCGTGTTCATAGGTATTGCCGGGCCCGGCGGGATGCCGGAACACTGCCTTGTAGTTTGCGGTCGTTTTCCAGTCGCTGAAGGGGTCGCCGGGTTCGGTTCCATTGTCGTCAACGTGGCTGTTGGGGAAGCAACTCTTGAACACGACAATGCGGTTGACGCCGGACGCGCAGTCGTGCCTGCGAACGCCGTCGAGGTAGTCATTGAACCAGAGGACCCAATGATGCATGTCGGTCAGTTCGCCGGCCACGTCGCCGAGCGACGCGGGCCTTCCGGAGTCGTGCGCGACCGCAACGCCGTAGGTGATGTCGTTGCGTTCGTCGATGTAGTTTTTCGCGGCCAATGTGTGGTGCAGACCGCTGTTCAACCAGTTCTCGCCGCAGGAATGGTGAATGAAGACTAGGTCGTCCGCGGCCGATGGTGGCGATAGGTTCGGCGTCGTAGCACGCTCAGAGGTTTGCGCCGGTTGCGGTTGATCCTGCGGCGTCTGTTCGGGCTGCGACTCGGTCTGTGGCGCGACGTTCGCACCGACCGAGATGTAGTTTTTCCTTGCCGTGGTGTACGTCTTGTCACCTATCGTGTGGGCCAGCGAGACTGTAAATGTGCCTTCCTTTTCGTACGTGTGCGAGGTGTAACCGTCGCTGCTCGTGGCGCCATCTCCGAAATCCCAGGACCACTTCGTAACCTGGTTCATCGTGGATTCGTC
Encoded proteins:
- a CDS encoding PKD domain-containing protein, which encodes MRSIPFALCIIALFGAGLFITATAHAQGPGGSPASQINFYGSPNSGKPPLEVHFHLECDESTMNQVTKWSWDFGDGATSSDGYTSHTYEKEGTFTVSLAHTIGDKTYTTARKNYISVGANVAPQTESQPEQTPQDQPQPAQTSERATTPNLSPPSAADDLVFIHHSCGENWLNSGLHHTLAAKNYIDERNDITYGVAVAHDSGRPASLGDVAGELTDMHHWVLWFNDYLDGVRRHDCASGVNRIVVFKSCFPNSHVDDNGTEPGDPFSDWKTTANYKAVFRHPAGPGNTYEHDGNAYRALEDVFAKRSDTLFIAITAPPECWQDSDAEIGARARAFNLWLKGEWLAGYQQRTGLHNVAVFDWFDVLAAPASDRAHANRLRGEYGGGSGDSHPNDAANTRSTQLFAAFLDTAWQAFTAGK